Part of the Deinococcus sp. QL22 genome is shown below.
GACCAAGCCCACAGACGGCCCGGCGCTGACCATCGACACGTCGGACACGCTGCGCTTGGATGCGGTGGCGCAGGCCTGGTGCACGTCCGAGAAGATTTCGATTGGTCTGCGCTGGTCGTGCAACGTGCCGAACCTGCTGCCGGGCACTCAGGTGCGGGTGCGGTTCGAAGGCGGCACCGTGATCGACGCAACCGTGCTGGCGTATCGCCCTGGCAGCGGCATCCGTCCCGTGTCGGTCTGGCTGAAGTAAGCCGTGAAGGTTCGGCAGTGGACATACCCGGAGGCCGGGCAGGGATTTCCTTCCGATGCAAAGGCGGCGGCGGATACCACTGCGTGACGACCACCGGGCAAGGGGCCTGGACATGGAACGGTGACACTGGGAAACCAGTGCTGTCCCCATCGGCCCTGGTCACGCTGAAGTATCCCGACAAGACGCACGTGTGCCACACGTTTGTCGGCTGCAATGGCGCTCAGCCAAGCGAGATCATCTTCTTGAGCGACTGCACGCACCACCTCGCGGGGCAGGTGCGGGAGTTGCCCGACTGGACGGATCTCTGAGCAGTGCTGGTACCACCCTTCTCCAACCAAGCGCCCCCGCCCCAGCTTTGGCTGGATGGCGGGGGCGCTTTTTGCGTGTGGGTCAGACTACTTGTGGCATGCTTTGAGGGAGTTGATACCCTCTTCCCACTCCTCAGACCGAGTGATGTTGAGCAAGTGAAACTCTAATACTGTTGGCTGACCGCTACAATGTTAATGGGGAACGGGTTGTTGTTCGTCGCATGCATATACACCGAGCCGTTCGTGGCAGTCAGGTTGTAGTCATATACATCGTTGCTGTAAGTGTACTCAAAGGCACGTTGATCCGCCCGGCTGGTACCCAAAGTCCCTGTAATGGAGTGGCCGTCGTAGCTGTAAATTTCATTTACAGTGTTGCCCGTCCAGCCGTTGGTATTGACCTTGATCCACAACTCACCGTTTGCAGGAACCGTGAAGTACTGATAGTCATAACCTCCCATGTTTGCGTAGTCGAGCAACACGTCATAGTTGTTGAGGGGTGCAGCAGCCACGGAGACCGTCTGCTCGGCGCGGGTTTCG
Proteins encoded:
- a CDS encoding DUF6527 family protein: MDIPGGRAGISFRCKGGGGYHCVTTTGQGAWTWNGDTGKPVLSPSALVTLKYPDKTHVCHTFVGCNGAQPSEIIFLSDCTHHLAGQVRELPDWTDL